The Acidimicrobiia bacterium genome contains the following window.
CCGATCCAACCTAGCTCGGCGAATTCCGACACGTGTGCGTGGAACAGGTACTTCCCCGGCCATCTGTATCGGAGCTCCAAGATTGCACGCTCCCCCTGTCCGAGCACAATCGTGTCTGTGGTACCGTCCGGCTCTAAGCGAGTTCCGGTCATATAAAAGTCGAAGAAATTTGCGTGGGAGTGAAACGAGTTGACTAAGTCGAACTCAGTAATGTTGACGAGGTATATCCGGACAAGCTCTCCAACGCGCACCCGAATCGGGTTGCGAAAGTAGTAAAAGGCTTCCGTATTAATCGCATAAAACTCGTTTTTTTCGTCGCCATCGGTGTCGAATGCGTTCATCACCATCACCAACTCGTCAGCCGGCGGCCTTTGCGACGCGGGATCTACGATAAATACCCCATAAAGACCCTTGTGAATGTGACGCTTCACAGGCATCACGTGGCAGTGGTAGAGGTGAAGGCCGAATGGATCTGCGTCGAACTCGTAGACAAAAGTTTGTCCCGTCTCGACGATCTCAAAAACACCGTCCATGTCTGCTCGGTGGAACCCATGAAAATGGATAGTGTGCGGATGGGGAGAGGCATTCTGGAAACGAATCCTCAGGTGATCACCTTCTCTAGCCCGAAGCGTCGGGCCTGGAACCCGGCCATTGTACGTCCATGCTGGAAAGCGCACCCCGGGAGCGATCTCTATCTCGCGATCGGCAGCAAAAATCCGGTACTCCCGAATAGAGCGGCCGTCATCTGTAGCGGTCATCGTCCCGTAATCGAACTCCCGCAGGTACGACATCGGATCAAAGACTGAAGTGTTATACGCCCCTACCGTGCAGTTCAAGTCGTGAGACACGACGTAAGGCTTGCGAGACTCGGCCGCATTATCTTGAGTGGAGAAGCTCGTTGCACTCTGCGAACCCACGGCCCGATAAGCCACCAACCCCGCAAGTCCCGCGGTTCCGCCCCCAAGAGATGCTCGAAGAAGTTGCCGTCTCGTAACCCGCGCTACGAAAGGCCGAATGATCGATCGTCTTCTCATCGCCGAGGGTTCCGTCTGCCCGCCTCAGGGAGACGATGGGCCAACGCTTGATTTTTCGAGCTTGCCTCCTTTGATAAAACCTCGATCCGCACCCTTTGGGCGAGCCCCCGTGCCAATGGAATCATTCCTCCGTCACCCTCGAGCCACACGGGCCCTCCGTACGGCTCTATATGCGTTATTCGAAACCGGCGATTCGGTAAGATCCCCAAAGTCACTAAGCGACTGACGGCGTCTTCTTCCTCGTCATCGAGTTCCGAAACCCGAACCACCGAGCCTTCACTAACTGCGTCCAAGCGTCTGTAAGGGCCCCCTCCTTTCGCTTTGAGCCCAGTTGGCGGCCCCGAACAAAAACCTCGCCGAGACGAAGACCGGTCTCCAGTACGTCCAATCTCATTCGAAGCGAAAGCCAAGCCGGCTTGACTAGTGATTGTCGAGTCAGATTTGGAGGGAAGAGACTCGGCTGCCTTAGTTGCTTTCCGGCGCCTTTGGCGAGTTGGCGGTATCCGATGGCCATGCGGATCGCGTTCGGGATAACCCAGGTAAGTATCAATCCGCTCCTCCAGCCGATCGCTGACTACCGCTTCGAGTGCTGCTGCCTCTGGATGAAGCTCTTCCAAGGAGTAACCCAAGACCTCGTATAGAAATGTCTCGACCAGTCGGTGCTTGCGAACGATCCTTTCAGCAGATGCCCTGCCTTTTGGCGTGAGACTCACGCTGCCCCTGTGGAGGCGTCGCACCACTCCGTCGGTCTCTAGTCGCCTAAGCATTACAGAGGCAGTAGCCGTGGAAACCTTCAGTCGCCGTGCCAATGACCCGGTGCTGACATATCCTTTCGAAGCCTCTTCCGTGTAAAGAGCTTTTAGATAATTAGTGATTGCGTTCTTAGACATATCTAAGAAGGATAAACGAACAATCTAAACTTGCCTACATCATTGAGCGGTCCAAGCGCTCCTAGATAATAAAAAGAGGTTGGGACTCTGAGTTGTTATGAGGCGACGGTAAGGGCAGCCCTCATACCAGCCCGATAATGTCCCGCAATATTGCAGATGAGCACGTATTTGCCCGGAGTTAGGTCGACGGATTTAGTAGCAGTCATAGAAGGGCTCAGCTCATCGGGTTCTATCTCGGTGACCACCTCCACAGCGCCACCTTCTTCGACTGTGTCCTGAGGTCCGACCGGAAGCATGTCCGCAGCGAGATCAGTTTTGATCACGACAAGTTCATGTGGCATGGTGCCCTCGTTGTGAGCCATGAACGTAACCTTGCCAGCTTTGGCGGACTCTCCCTCGACGCGAATCGAGTACTCCTTTAGATAGGTTTGGACCGTCATCTCGGTCTTGGAGAGCGAAGGAGACTGAGTGGATTCGGCGGCCCTAGGGGCAGTATTGCTCTTGCAGGAGACAAATATCGATGCAACTGCCAAAGCCGAAAGCAGGCAACAAGTAGATCGGACGAGTCGTGATAGGACCATTATCTTCACCTCCGTCACGTTGGGAGGCCCCACTAGCAGATGCTGCAACGCTACTAATGATCTGTCCGCTCCGTCTAATGCTTTGAGCGCTTGGCTCCGCCCTGCGATGCCAAAAGCGCCAGCATCTGCTGAGCGTCCTGGACAATTGTGAAGCGAGCCCGCCACAGAATCAGGCTTCCTGCAACTATCGGTGGGCTCACTAAAATAAATGCGCGCCGAAGAGAATGCGTGAGATCTGAGAGCAGTCCGACCACAGCGGGCGCCAACGCGGTGCCAAACACGGCCGTCACTAGGGCGAAAGCTGATGTACCGACCCCCCGGGAGCTCGCAGGCACGACATCCATTACGGAGGCCCTCAAGGTAGGGGGAACGGTTGCTATGAGAACGACACCAGCGAATTGGAACGCTATGCTCACCCAAACAACACTAACTATCCAGGAAACAAAAAAGGCAGCAGCTCCCCCCAAGATCATCGCCACCGACATGTCGATCCGTGCCGCGTAACCTTTTTTGGACAATAACCTGTCTGCGAATGATCCACCCCAGAACGTGCCAATAATTCCCGCCACCCCCAGGATTCCCGCTGTGACAGTCGCCGCCTTCGTGAGACTCATTCTTGAGTACCGCTGGTGAAAAACTGCTAACCAGTACCCAATCCCTTGAACAGTAAAGAGTAGGGTCGCCGCACCGATCAGGATGTAGCGCATGGTGCGAATCCGCAACAAGGCAATGATTTCTCTTATCAGATCCGCCGCTGCATACCGCAGAAAAGACCAGAGTCCTAGCGTAGAAGGATCTTCTAGCTCCCGTGATCCTGACAATTGAGTCTCGCCTGCTGCTTCGAAGGTGTCGCTTAGCTGGGAGTGTCGGGGCCCGACCATCGTTTTGTCACCCTGGCCCTCGTGCGGGGATCGCTCGCTATTTGGACTTGGGATTCTCGAATTTTCACTTCGAGGTTTCAACGAATCCAGATCGGCCTCTCCCCTTTTTGGCTCCCTTAGCCGAAAGGCCATAATCGCCACCAAAGATCCCGGCATACCTACAAGCAAAAACGCCCAGCG
Protein-coding sequences here:
- a CDS encoding copper-binding protein: MVLSRLVRSTCCLLSALAVASIFVSCKSNTAPRAAESTQSPSLSKTEMTVQTYLKEYSIRVEGESAKAGKVTFMAHNEGTMPHELVVIKTDLAADMLPVGPQDTVEEGGAVEVVTEIEPDELSPSMTATKSVDLTPGKYVLICNIAGHYRAGMRAALTVAS
- a CDS encoding copper oxidase; protein product: MRRRSIIRPFVARVTRRQLLRASLGGGTAGLAGLVAYRAVGSQSATSFSTQDNAAESRKPYVVSHDLNCTVGAYNTSVFDPMSYLREFDYGTMTATDDGRSIREYRIFAADREIEIAPGVRFPAWTYNGRVPGPTLRAREGDHLRIRFQNASPHPHTIHFHGFHRADMDGVFEIVETGQTFVYEFDADPFGLHLYHCHVMPVKRHIHKGLYGVFIVDPASQRPPADELVMVMNAFDTDGDEKNEFYAINTEAFYYFRNPIRVRVGELVRIYLVNITEFDLVNSFHSHANFFDFYMTGTRLEPDGTTDTIVLGQGERAILELRYRWPGKYLFHAHVSEFAELGWIGIFEAVEG